A stretch of the Malus sylvestris chromosome 10, drMalSylv7.2, whole genome shotgun sequence genome encodes the following:
- the LOC126586877 gene encoding ervatamin-B-like — MAFERNLLIVTILITLGTLASEATSRTLYQASIAAKHEQWMKKHGRVYQDSAEKERRFHIFKNNVEFVEKFNSEGNMTYSLCINRFSDMTYDEFLRHYTGYKQPTESTSSADASFTYENLSPTDVPQSIDWREKGAVTPVKDQGRCGCCWAFSAVTAVEGIIQIKTDKLISLSEQQLVNCDTDSNGCQGGWMVNAFAYIQRNGGITSEENYPYQSLEGTCDTNKENEAAAQITSYAEVPPNSETDLLKAVSMQPVSVSIHASPAFQHYSGGVFTGDDCGTELNHAVTIIGYGTTEDGTPYWLIKNSWSDTWGENGYMKILRNADAPGGVCGLAIRPFYPTM; from the exons ATGGCTTTCGAAAGAAACCTTTTGATTGTTACCATACTCATCACCTTGGGGACCTTGGCATCTGAAGCCACGTCCCGCACATTGTACCAAGCTTCCATTGCTGCAAAACATGAGCAGTGGATGAAAAAGCATGGACGCGTTTACCAGGACAGCGCGGAGAAGGAAAGGCGTTTCCACATATTCAAAAACAATGTGGAGTTTGTCGAGAAATTCAACAGTGAAGGGAACATGACTTACAGCCTATGCATCAACCGATTTTCGGATATGACCTATGACGAATTCCTCAGGCATTATACAGGATACAAGCAGCCCACTGAATCAACCTCATCCGCAGATGCATCATTTACGTACGAAAACCTAAGCCCGACAGACGTTCCCCAAAGCATTGACTGGAGGGAGAAGGGAGCTGTTACTCCAGTAAAAGATCAAGGGCGCTGTG GTTGTTGCTGGGCATTTTCTGCAGTGACAGCAGTCGAAGGGATTATCCAAATCAAAACTGACAAATTGATCTCACTGTCTGAGCAACAACTTGTGAACTGTGATACAGATAGCAATGGCTGCCAAGGTGGTTGGATGGTTAATGCCTTTGCATACATTCAACGAAACGGAGGAATTACCAGTGAAGAAAATTACCCATACCAGAGTTTAGAAGGAACATGTGATACGAACAAGGAAAATGAGGCTGCTGCCCAGATAACTAGTTATGCAGAGGTACCTCCCAACAGTGAAACCGATCTACTAAAGGCTGTGTCCATGCAACCAGTCTCCGTTTCCATCCATGCCTCACCAGCCTTTCAGCATTATTCAGGTGGGGTGTTCACCGGTGATGATTGTGGGACAGAATTGAACCACGCTGTTACCATCATTGGGTATGGGACAACTGAAGATGGCACCCCCTATTGGTTAATCAAGAATTCATGGTCCGATACGTGGGGTGAGAATGGCTACATGAAGATTCTTAGAAACGCTGATGCCCCAGGTGGTGTTTGTGGCCTTGCTATAAGACCTTTCTATCCGACTATGTAA